The region CACACGGCGACGACGATGACCACGACCTGCTTGCCGGCGCTGCCGGAGAGATGGCCGCTGGCGAAGGCCGCGAAGAGGACGACGCCGGACAGGAGCTGTACGGGCCAGCTCCATATGGACCGCCGCCAGCCGAGTGCGAGGCCGATCAGACCGATGATGTTGCCGATCATGTCCGACCACTTGATGTGCTGTCCGAGAAGCGTGAACGCCTCGGAGTTCAGCCAGTTCACCGACCGCTCCCCTGGGTGTCGGGCAGCGCGACCGGCTGCTCGCCACGGGCGCCGAGCAGTCGCTCGACGTACTTGGCGATGACGTCCACCTCGAGGTTGACCGGGTCGCCTGCCTGCTTGTGGCCGAGCGTGGTCAGGTCGAGGGTGGTGGGGATGAGGCTGACGGTGAAGAAGTCCGGGCCCGCGTCGACCACCGTCAGGCTGATGCCGTCGACGGTGATGGAGCCCTTCTCGACCACGTAGCGGGAGAGGTCCGCGGGGAGGGAGATCTTCACGATCTCCCAGTTCTCGGACGGCTTGCGCTCGATGACCGTGCCCGTGCCGTCGACGTGGCCCTGGACGATGTGGCCGCCGAGGCGCTCGCCCACGGCCATCGGGCGTTCCAGGTTGACGCGCGAGCCGACGGTCAGGGCGCCGAGGCTGGAGCGGTCCAGGGTTTCGGCCATGACGTCGGCGGTGAATTCGTCGCCTTCGTGTTCGACGACCGTGAGACAGACGCCGTTCACGGCGATGGAGTCGCCGTGCTGTGCGCCCTGCGTGACAACGGGGCCACGCAGACGGAAACGGGAGGCGTCGTCGAGAATTTCGACGGCGGTGACCTCACCCAGCTCTTCGACGATTCCGGTGAACACTTCCCGGGTCCTCCTGCCTCATGGGGCACGGACTCCGGGGCCTGTCGATGACGACAGAATGAGCGGACTGCGACACCGGGAGCGATCCGCATGGGGCGACACGTCCCGAAGGACACGTCGAAACAAACGGCAACGCGCACGAATGCCCGCCCGCCGCGCACTGCCTCCCATCCGGACTTTAACCGTCGGTCCAGGAATTTCACCTGGTCAACCGGCCGCTGGAAGCGACCGGGTCGCGGACTATAACCGCCGGTTCGGACTTTCACCGACCCCGGAGTGCGCTGCTTCTGGTACAGCATCAGTGTGCCACGTCTGATCCACGTCCATGCGGGCGAACGTCTGTGGGGTGCCTCACAGGTCGTCCGGATGGACTTCTCCGACGCATCGCGGGAGGTCAACTGCCGCGAGACTCCTCACGCTTGACGCGATCGCCCCTTGGTCCGTACCCATTGACCGCCCTGGTCTAGTCCACTTAAGGTCCATGATCAATGGTTTGTCGAAGCCGAGGTGTCGCACTCGCCCCTTGAGCGACCCGGCGGCGGTGACGGAGGCCCTTGCCCCGCCGCCGGGTCTCCCCATCCGGGGGAGGTTCTTGGGCTGCGGGCGAGTGGGGGCTGGTCGCGCAGTTCCCCGCGCCCCTCGGGCGGGGCTTCTCCCCGATTCCCCGCCCGCCCGAAGCGCTTTGGCCATCGGCCGGTGGGGGCTTGGCGCGCAACTCCCCGCGCCCCTGACGGAGCGCGCCTCTTCAGACCGGGTTACCGGGAGCGCGGCGCGAAGAGGTCGTCCTGGGCTGACTCTCGGGCCGTCAGGAGGGCTCCGCGGAGTACCGCGCCGCCGCCCAGCGTGCTCGCGCGGACCTCGACCGGCAGCGGGGACATCCGAGTGAGTCGCTCGCCGACCCGCGTGGCCAGTACCTCCCCGCCCGCCTGACCCACCTCACCGCCGAGCACCACGCACCCGGGGTCGAGAACGGCCACGACGGACGCCGCGCCGATGGCGAGGCGGTCGGCGAGGGCGGAGAGGAAGCGGTCGGCTCCGGAGGAAGCCGAGGGGGAAGGGGAAGAAGGGGAGGAGAGGGTCGCCACCGCTTGTCTCACCAGCGCCGCCGCCTCCGGTTCGCCGGGCGACACCGCTGTCGCCACCAACCCGTGGCCGGCCGCGAGTTCCGCGATCGCGGCGGACCCCGCCAGGGAGTGGAACCCGCCCTCGCAGTCCGTCGCCGAGGGCAGTGTCGACGTGCCCGGTACCGGCAGGAAGCCGATCTCGCCCGTGCCGCCGGACGCACCGCGCCGGAGTCTGCCGTCGAGGACGACGGCCGCACCGGTGCCGTGGCCGAGCCAGAGCAGGACGAACGTGTCGCGGTCGCGGGCGGCGCCGTCACGCTGCTCCGCGAGGGCGGCGAGGTTCGTCTCGTTCTCGACGATCACGCGGGCGGGCAGCCGTTCCTGGAGGGCGGCGACCAGACGGCGGTGCCACTCGGGCAGGCCGGAGGAGTCGCGGAGTTCGCCGGTGGCGGGGTCGATGAGGCCGGGGGCTCCGACGCCGACCGTGTGCAGGCGCTCCGCCCCGGCCTCCTTGGCCGCGCGTTCGACCAGCGTGACCGCCTGCTCGACGGCGGGTCCGGTGCCGGTGTCGTCCGCGATCGGCACCGACGCCCGGGCCAGTTCCCTGCCGAGGAGGTCGCAGACGACGACCGAGACGCCCTCGGTGCGGACGTCCAGGGCGGCGAGATGGGCCCGGTCGGCGACGATCCCGTACAGACGGGCGTTGGGGCCACGGCGCTGCTCCCCCGACTCCCCCACCACCTCGATCAGTCCGGCGGCCGTGAGGCGTTCGACGAGGTCGGCGACGGTGGGCCGGGACAGTCCCGTGAGCTGCTTCAACTGCCCTGCGGTCAGGGGGCCTTCCTGCTGGAGCAGGCGCAGCGCGACGCGGTCGTTGATGGCCCGGGCGGTGCTCGGTGATGCGGGCATGCCGGGATCCTCCCAGATCGGTCGCCCAGTCGGTGGCCAGTAAATCATCTATCTATCAGGCAGGGTTCCTGATAGTTTACGGCGGCACCGCGGGGAGCGGAGCCTTGAGGGGCGGGAAAGGTGGGTTGCATGGTCTACGACCTGCGTGAGGTGAAGCGGGCGCGGTACGCCGTGGCCGCCGTCTTCGCGGTGCACGGAGCGGTGACGGGCTCGTTCGCGACCCGTGTCCCCTGGATCCAGGACCACGCGTCCGTCAGCACCGGCCAGCTCGGACTGGCCCTCGCGTTCCCGGCGATCGGGGCCTCCCTGGCGATGCCGCTGGCGGGCCGGATCAGCCACCGCTTCGGCGCCCGTACCGCGCTGCGCGGGCTGCTGTCCCTGTGGACCCTGTCGCTGATCCTCCCGTCCCTCGCGCCGAACATCTACACGCTGTGCCCGGCCCTCTTCGTCTACGGCGCGTCGGCGGGCATGGCGGACGTGGCGATGAACGCGCTCGGCGTCGAGATCGAGAGCCGCCTCGGAAAGTCGATCATGTCGGGACTGCACGGCATGTGGAGCGCGGGCGCCCTGGTCGGCTCGGCGGGCGGCACCCTTGCCGCGCACCTCGGCTCGGACGCGCGCCTGCACCACGCGCTGGCGGCCGGGGTCCTGACGGTCCTGGGTCTCACCGCCTGCCGGTGGGTCCTCGACCTGCGACCGGCCGCGGACGAGGCCCCGCCGCCGCGCTTCGCGCTGCCGCCCAAGTCCGCCCTGCTCATCGGCGCGATCGGCTTCTGTGCGGTGTTCGCGGAGGGCGCCAGTCTGGACTGGTCGGCGGTCTATCTCAAGGGCGAGCTGGGCAGCTCGGCCGGTCTGGCGGCGGCGTCGACGACCGGATTCATGCTGACCATGGCGCTGGCCCGGCTCGTGGGCGACGCGGTGGTCAATCGGTTCGGCGCGGTGCGCACGGTGCGGGCCGGCGGCGGTCTCGCCGTGCTCGGCGGGCTGCTCGTCGTCGTCGCGAACCACCCCGCCGTGGCGATGAGCGGCTTCGCCCTGATGGGTCTGGGCATCGCGGTCGTCGTCCCGCTCTGCTTCGCGGCGGCGGGGCACAGCGGCCCCAACCCCAGTCAGGCCATCGCGGGCGTCGCCACCATCACGTACACCTCCGGCCTGGTCGCGCCGAGCGCGATCGGCACGCTGGCACAGGCGACGAGCCTGGTGGTGTCGTTCGGGCTGGTCACGGTGCTGGCGTGTGGCCTTGCCGCGTTCGCGGGGGTGCTGCGCGCGGGCGAGCGGGACCGGCCCAAGGTCAGTCCCGCGACCGCAGCAGTTCCCGACCCACGGCCCTGAAGCGGTCGCTCCAGGGAGTGGGACGCAGCGTCGCGGCGTCGAGCCGGACGAGGACCCGCGTGCCGTGCGCGTACGTGAGCGCGCCGTCGGCCGAGCAGAAGCGGAAACCGTACGTCACTCCGGTGTTCCCCAGGCGCTCCAGCCAGAGGTGGACGGCGTACTCGCCGGGGCGGTTGACCGGGGCCTCGTAGCTGATCCGCAGTTCCTTGACGGCGTTGCAGAAATCGCCCGCCGCCTCCCAGTCGCCCTCGTAGGCCAGGAAGCCCTGGTCGTTCCACAGGGCCGTCCAGGCGCGTTCGACCATGACCGGGTAGCGGGCGTTGTGGAGCAGGCCGAGTGCGTCGAGGTCGTCGAAGTGGACGGTGACGGGGAGGAGCCGCCCGTAGGAGAGGGCGCGGGCTGCGGGGGCTTCGGCGGTCACGGGCGGGGCTCCTGAGGGTGCCGGTGGAGACGGTGGGGACACCTCCATCCTAAGCGGCCGCTCAGGAACCCCTGATCAGGGTGTTCGTATGCCCCCGGTCAGCCGGCGATCGAGTCCAGCTGCTCGGCGGCGGGCCGCAGGGTCCACAGGTCGCCGCCGGGCGGTGTCTCCAGTTTCGGCACCGCGGCCCGGGCCGCCCGGTCCCCCGCGTCGGCCGCCGCGTGCACGATGTCGCTCGCCGCGTAGCGGTGGAACTCCAGCTCCGGGTGGGGCCACGGCGCGGCGCCCGTCGCGGCGGGCAGCAGATAGTCGACCGCCTTGGCCAGGGTCTGGCCTTCCGGCCCCGTGTACCGCCACAGGTTCACGCCGACGTGCCGGCCGATGGCCGCGAGGCGGGTGTAGGCGACGAGGTCGAAGGTCGAGTAGTGCCAGCTGCGGGTGCGGGTGAGCTCCTGGGGCTGACTGCCGTCCGCGGCGACCTGCGGGTCTATCCGCTTGGACTGCGCACCGAGGACGGTCCGGCGGGCGAGGTCCTCGTCGCCGGTCGCGTACGCCAGGGCGGCGAGCTGCATGTCGTAGAAGGTGCCGTGGTTGTTCTGGGCGGCGCCCTCCTCACCGCCGAAGGCGCTGTTCTCCAGCCAGTCGCGGAAGTCGGTGTTCCAGGCGCGCATGGCGGTGCGGTCGCTCTTCGACCAGCCGGGGGCGCCCGTCTCCAGGATCGCGATCGCGTCCAGGACGCTGGTGTAGGACTGCGAGAAGTCGATGATGCCGATGGCCCGGCCGTCGTACTTGCAGGGGATGAACTGCCCGTGGTCGAGGTTCGGGTTCATCCGGGTGGCCGGCGCGAGGAACCAGGTGCGCAGGACGGTCGCGGCCTTCTCGGCGTACTGCTTCTTGCCGGTGTCGTACCAGGCGAGCGCGAGGTCGTACGTCGAGTCGAAGACCTTCTCGACGTCCTGGCGGTCGGTGCCGGTGTCGACCTCGGGGTTGCGCTGGCCGTCGCGCTGGACGTACGGGCAGCCCCAGGGGTTGTCGGCGGTCTTCGGCTGGGAGGGCCACCAGTACGGGGCCTGGCTCAGGTAGTCGTGGACGTCGCCGCCGGGGGCGGGCTTGGGCTTGTCGACGACCGTCCAGGGGCCCTGGGGCAGCCAGTTGTCGGCGCGGGCCGTCAAGTCCTCGAGCGTGCGCTTCAGTTGGGGATCCCCGCGGTCGAGGCGGAGTCGGGTCTGCTGGAGCCGGGTGCCGTCGAGGACGGCGGTCCGGGGGGCCTTCGGCGCCGCGTGGGCCGAGGCGGAGGGGACGACGACCGCCGCGAAGGTGGCCACGGCGGCGAGGAGGACCGCCAGACGGGGTCTTGCACTCATCAAGCCTCCGACCATGAATGTGAACGCAGTTCATGAGTAAGACCGTGTGAGCGTAGAACCGCCAGGTACCCGTGACAATGGTCCGGACAAAGTTTCACGTACGAAGAAAGCGAAACTCACCATGGACCTCGGCGTGCGCTGGAAACTGCACGGCGACGGGCGGACGCCCGCGCCCGGAGCGGTTGTCCGCCCCGATGAACGCCTTTCGTGGCCGCGCACGATCGGGCTCGGCGCCCAGCACGTGGTGGCGATGTTCGGGGCGTCGTTCGTGGCACCCGTGCTCATGGGTCTGAACCCGAACCTCGCGATCATGATGTCCGGCTTCGCGACGGTCATCTTCCTGCTCGCCACTCGCGGCCGGGTGCCCAGCTACCTCGGCTGTTCGCTCTCCTTCGTGGGCGTCGCAGCGGTGATCCGCGCGCAGGGCGGCACCAGCGCCACGGTGACCGGCGCGGTGTTCGTCGTCGGCGTCGCCCTGTTCCTGGTGGGCCTGGCCGTGCAGCGGTTCGGGGCGCGGATCATCCATGCCGCGATGCCACCGATCGTCACGGGCGCGGTCGTCATGCTGATCGGCTTCAACCTGGCGCCGGTGACGGCGTCCACGTACTGGCCGCAGGACCAGTGGACGGCCCTGCTCACCATGCTGCTCACCGGCCTGGCGGTCGTCTGCCTGCGCGGTTTCTGGTCACGGATCGCGATCTTCCTCGGCCTGATCTTCGGGTACGGGATCTCCTGGGTCTTCGACCGGATCTTCGGAAAGATCCACTCGGTGGACGCGAGCGGCAAGCTCACCGACCACTGGCGGCTGAACCTCTCCGGCGTCGGCAAGGCGGACTGGATCGGGCTGCCGTCCTTCCACGGCCCGTCCTTCCAGTGGTCGGCGATCCTCGTCGCGCTGCCGGTCGTGATCGCGCTGGTCGCCGAGAACGCGGGCCACGTCAAGGCCGTCGGTGAGATGACCGGCGATCCGCTGGACGACAAGCTGGGCACCGCGATCTCCGCGGACGGCGTCGCCTCGATGCTCTCCACGGCGGTCGGCGGCCCGCCCAACACCACGTACTCCGAGAACATCGGCGTGATGGCCGCGACCCGCGTCTACTCCACGGCCGCCTACTGGGCCGCCGCGGGCTTCGCCCTCCTCTTCGGCCTCTGCCCCAAGTTCGGCGCGATCGTCGCCGCGATCCCGGGCGGCGTGCTCGGCGGCATCACCGTCATCCTGTACGGCATGATCGGCCTGCTCGGCGCCCAGATCTGGCTCAACGCCCGGGTCGACCTGCGCAACCCGCTGAACCTGGTGCCGGCCGCCGCGGGCATCATCATCGGCATCGGCGGCGTCTCCCTGAAGTTCACGGACAACTTCTCGCTCAGCGGCATCGCGCTCGGCACGCTCGTCGTGATCACCGGGTACCACGCGCTGCGGGCGATGGCCCCGGCCCACCTCAAGACGGAGCCACTGCTGGACTCCGGCACGTCCTCGTACGACGAGGCGGACGATCAGCGCGCCAGCTCATAGGCGTACTCCGCCGAGAACGTTCCGGGCGAGCCCTTGCACCCGTCCGACTCCCCCGGCAGCTTCACCCACAGATAGGCGTCGATCCTCGCCTCCTCGGTGTTCAGGGTCGGCGCCCGGCCGATCTTCCGGCCCGCCGGATCGCACCACTCCCCGTCGGCCGGGGCGCCGTTGCCGTTGCGGCTGGTGTCGATGACGGCGCCCAGACTCGCGGGGCCGCCCAGCGCGGACAGGACCTGCCGGGCGTACGCGATCTCCTCGCTCGTACGGTGGAAATTGGACACGTTGGTGAAGACACCGTCGGAGGAGGCGGCCGAGGCGGCGCCCGCCCGTGCGAGGAGCGCGGCCTGCTCGGCGGCCGGGTTCCAGGCGGAGTGGCCGGCGTCGTAGTACACGCGGGCCCGGGGGTCGGCGGCCTTGAGGACGCGGCCGGCGCGGGCCAGCGAGGCGAAGCGGGCGGCCCGGTCGGTCGCGGGGAGGCAGTCGGCCTGAGCGACCGAGTCCGGCTCCAGGATGACGATGACCTCGTCGTCGCCGAGGCCCGCCGCGAAGTCGTCGATCCAGCCGTCGTACGCGGCGAGGTCGGGTGCGCCGCCCTGTGAGGCCCCGCCGCAGTCGCGCTGCGGGATGGCGTACGGCACGACGACCGGGACCCGGCCCTCGGCCGCGGCGCCCGCGGTCACCGCCCTGACCCGCGCGGTGATGGTGGCGGGGGTGAAGTCGGCGAACCAGACGGCGGCCGGGCGGTCGGCGATCCGGGATTCGATGACCGCGCGCCGGTGGTCGCCGGGGTGGGACGCGACCCAGTCCAGGACCTGGGAGTCGGGGTGGCTGTAGAGCCGGGCGGGGGCGGCCACGGTCGCCGGCTCCTTCCTGCTCGGGGAGGGCGTCGGGCTCGGCTTCGGGGACGGGGAGTGCGAGGACGGGGACGGCGCGGCGGAGGTCCTGGGCGGGGAGGGAGTCGGTGCGGCGGGCGGCGGGCGGAGGCCGGGCGAGCGGGTCACCAGCGGTTGGGCGCCGTCGGAGGGACGCTCGCCGTCGACGGCGGACATCATCCCCGTCACCGCGCCGACCGCCACGACCACCGAGGCCGCCGCGACCATGGCGGCGTGCCGGGCCACCCGCCTGCGCTCGGCCCTGCGTGCGGCCAGGCGCTGCGCACGTAAGCCTGACACGTACCGCTCCCCCCGGTTCCCACCACGTTTCCGCCGCTCCCGGCCACATCCGCGCCTCCCGACACGGGCGTGTTCCCCCGTTCTGGGGATGCGCCCGGCCAGGCGGCGACTCCGATCAGCCTAGGACTGGGAACCTGCCCCCATGACGCAGTTGGAACAGTTCGCCACCCCCGTGGACGCCATCGCCTCCCGGATGCGCACCCTGGCGGCGACCCTGCCGGAGTGGGACGGAATCGCGGTCTTCAACCGCGTCTACCTCACCGTCACGGAGGAGGTCGAACGGCGCCTGGACGCGGGGGAATTCCGGGACGGCAAGGCCGCGGTCACGCTGGATGTACGTTTCGCCGAGCGCTATCTGCGCGTGGCCGAGGAGGGGTTCCCGCCCGCCTCCTGGCGCCCGCTGTTCCAGTTCCGGCGCCATCCGGGAGTACGCCCGCTGCAGTTCGCGCTCGCGGGCATCAATGCGCACATCGGACACGATCTGGCGCTCGCCGTCGTGGACACCTGCCGTACGCTGCGCTGCGAACCAGCCGACCTGGAGGACGAGTTCGAGCGCGTGGGTGACCTCCTCGTCTCGCTGGAGGAGCGCGTCCGTGAAGATCTGATGCCGGGCCCCGACCTCCTCCAGATCGCCGATCCGCTCACCCATCTGCTCGGCTCGTGGAGCCTGGAGAGGGCCCGCGACGCGGCCTGGTCGGCGGCGCGAGCCCTGTGGGCGCTGCGCGGACTCCCCGACCTCGCCGGGGAGTTCGCCGACCGACTCGGCGCCGCGGTCGGTCTCGCGGGCCGGATGCTGCTCACGCCCCTGGGGGACGGATCCGGCCATATCGCCGCGTACGGCAGGTAACTCACCCTCATACGCGATACGTTCACAATTCAAGTGCCTGACGCGAAGGAGCACAAGCATGGCTGCTCGGCTGGGTCTGAGTCTTCCTCAAACACGCCAGTACGACATCGGTCGAGACGTCCCGGACGTGGCGCGCACGGCTGAGGAGATCGGCTACGAGAGCCTGTGGGTGTTCGAGCGCGCCCTGTTCCCGGACCCCGCCACGCAGGGGCTGTACGGCGTCCCGAACCTGCCCTGGCCCGACTCCTACCGCGGCGTCGCCGAGCCGCTGGTGACCCTGACGCTGGCCGCGGCGGCCACACAGCGGGCGCGGCTGGGCACCAGCGTCCTGGTCGCCCCGCTGCACGGCCCGTTCCAGCTGGCCAGGGCCCTCGGCACGCTGGACGCGGCGAGCGGCGGCCGGGTCGTGGCAGGCCTTGGTACCGGTTGGTCGCTCGACGAGTACGCGGCGGCGGGCGTGGCGCCGTTCGAGGAGCGGGGCCGGGTCCTGGACGAGGTCCTCGACGTGTGCCGCGCGGTGTGGGGCCCGGACCCGGTGTCGTACGAGGGCCGCCTGACCAAGATCGAGTCGGCCGTGGTCGCCCCGAAGCCGGCCCGGCCGATCCCGATCCTGCTGCCCGCCTTCAGCAAGAAGGCGCTGACCCGGCTCGTGGACCGCGGCGACGGCTGGCAGCCCGTGGCCCAGGGAGGCGCCGACCAACTCGCCGCCCAGTGGCGGCAGGTGCAGGACTTCGCGGCCGAGCGCGGGCGCACCGAGCCGATCCAGTCGGTGGCGCGGATCAACACGCGCTACTCCGCCAAGGCTTACGACGGCGCGGACCGCCAGCCCTTCCAGGGCAACGTCGAGCAGATCGTGTCGGACCTGGTCCCGTACGCCGAGATCGGCCTCGACGAGTACTTCGTCGACCTCCAGGACGGCCCGCGGGACGCCGAGGAGCTCAAGGACCTGGCCGCCGAGGTGTACGCGGCGGCACGGGCAGCCGGAATCTGACCGGCCGCCCCACGAACGCCGCCCGGCTCAGTCCTCGGGCAGTTCCACCGGCGCGATCTCGTCGTAGACGTCGCCGGGCCCGGGGTTGGTCGGGTCGGTCGCCCCGCCCAGCTGGTGCATGACGCCCCAGACCGCGTTCAGCGCGG is a window of Streptomyces sp. NBC_00271 DNA encoding:
- a CDS encoding glycoside hydrolase family 6 protein, coding for MSGLRAQRLAARRAERRRVARHAAMVAAASVVVAVGAVTGMMSAVDGERPSDGAQPLVTRSPGLRPPPAAPTPSPPRTSAAPSPSSHSPSPKPSPTPSPSRKEPATVAAPARLYSHPDSQVLDWVASHPGDHRRAVIESRIADRPAAVWFADFTPATITARVRAVTAGAAAEGRVPVVVPYAIPQRDCGGASQGGAPDLAAYDGWIDDFAAGLGDDEVIVILEPDSVAQADCLPATDRAARFASLARAGRVLKAADPRARVYYDAGHSAWNPAAEQAALLARAGAASAASSDGVFTNVSNFHRTSEEIAYARQVLSALGGPASLGAVIDTSRNGNGAPADGEWCDPAGRKIGRAPTLNTEEARIDAYLWVKLPGESDGCKGSPGTFSAEYAYELAR
- a CDS encoding MFS transporter, with the protein product MVYDLREVKRARYAVAAVFAVHGAVTGSFATRVPWIQDHASVSTGQLGLALAFPAIGASLAMPLAGRISHRFGARTALRGLLSLWTLSLILPSLAPNIYTLCPALFVYGASAGMADVAMNALGVEIESRLGKSIMSGLHGMWSAGALVGSAGGTLAAHLGSDARLHHALAAGVLTVLGLTACRWVLDLRPAADEAPPPRFALPPKSALLIGAIGFCAVFAEGASLDWSAVYLKGELGSSAGLAAASTTGFMLTMALARLVGDAVVNRFGAVRTVRAGGGLAVLGGLLVVVANHPAVAMSGFALMGLGIAVVVPLCFAAAGHSGPNPSQAIAGVATITYTSGLVAPSAIGTLAQATSLVVSFGLVTVLACGLAAFAGVLRAGERDRPKVSPATAAVPDPRP
- a CDS encoding riboflavin synthase, which gives rise to MFTGIVEELGEVTAVEILDDASRFRLRGPVVTQGAQHGDSIAVNGVCLTVVEHEGDEFTADVMAETLDRSSLGALTVGSRVNLERPMAVGERLGGHIVQGHVDGTGTVIERKPSENWEIVKISLPADLSRYVVEKGSITVDGISLTVVDAGPDFFTVSLIPTTLDLTTLGHKQAGDPVNLEVDVIAKYVERLLGARGEQPVALPDTQGSGR
- a CDS encoding uracil-xanthine permease family protein; the encoded protein is MDLGVRWKLHGDGRTPAPGAVVRPDERLSWPRTIGLGAQHVVAMFGASFVAPVLMGLNPNLAIMMSGFATVIFLLATRGRVPSYLGCSLSFVGVAAVIRAQGGTSATVTGAVFVVGVALFLVGLAVQRFGARIIHAAMPPIVTGAVVMLIGFNLAPVTASTYWPQDQWTALLTMLLTGLAVVCLRGFWSRIAIFLGLIFGYGISWVFDRIFGKIHSVDASGKLTDHWRLNLSGVGKADWIGLPSFHGPSFQWSAILVALPVVIALVAENAGHVKAVGEMTGDPLDDKLGTAISADGVASMLSTAVGGPPNTTYSENIGVMAATRVYSTAAYWAAAGFALLFGLCPKFGAIVAAIPGGVLGGITVILYGMIGLLGAQIWLNARVDLRNPLNLVPAAAGIIIGIGGVSLKFTDNFSLSGIALGTLVVITGYHALRAMAPAHLKTEPLLDSGTSSYDEADDQRASS
- a CDS encoding acyl-CoA thioesterase, producing the protein MTAEAPAARALSYGRLLPVTVHFDDLDALGLLHNARYPVMVERAWTALWNDQGFLAYEGDWEAAGDFCNAVKELRISYEAPVNRPGEYAVHLWLERLGNTGVTYGFRFCSADGALTYAHGTRVLVRLDAATLRPTPWSDRFRAVGRELLRSRD
- a CDS encoding LLM class F420-dependent oxidoreductase, coding for MAARLGLSLPQTRQYDIGRDVPDVARTAEEIGYESLWVFERALFPDPATQGLYGVPNLPWPDSYRGVAEPLVTLTLAAAATQRARLGTSVLVAPLHGPFQLARALGTLDAASGGRVVAGLGTGWSLDEYAAAGVAPFEERGRVLDEVLDVCRAVWGPDPVSYEGRLTKIESAVVAPKPARPIPILLPAFSKKALTRLVDRGDGWQPVAQGGADQLAAQWRQVQDFAAERGRTEPIQSVARINTRYSAKAYDGADRQPFQGNVEQIVSDLVPYAEIGLDEYFVDLQDGPRDAEELKDLAAEVYAAARAAGI
- a CDS encoding ROK family transcriptional regulator, translated to MPASPSTARAINDRVALRLLQQEGPLTAGQLKQLTGLSRPTVADLVERLTAAGLIEVVGESGEQRRGPNARLYGIVADRAHLAALDVRTEGVSVVVCDLLGRELARASVPIADDTGTGPAVEQAVTLVERAAKEAGAERLHTVGVGAPGLIDPATGELRDSSGLPEWHRRLVAALQERLPARVIVENETNLAALAEQRDGAARDRDTFVLLWLGHGTGAAVVLDGRLRRGASGGTGEIGFLPVPGTSTLPSATDCEGGFHSLAGSAAIAELAAGHGLVATAVSPGEPEAAALVRQAVATLSSPSSPSPSASSGADRFLSALADRLAIGAASVVAVLDPGCVVLGGEVGQAGGEVLATRVGERLTRMSPLPVEVRASTLGGGAVLRGALLTARESAQDDLFAPRSR
- a CDS encoding DUF5995 family protein, with product MTQLEQFATPVDAIASRMRTLAATLPEWDGIAVFNRVYLTVTEEVERRLDAGEFRDGKAAVTLDVRFAERYLRVAEEGFPPASWRPLFQFRRHPGVRPLQFALAGINAHIGHDLALAVVDTCRTLRCEPADLEDEFERVGDLLVSLEERVREDLMPGPDLLQIADPLTHLLGSWSLERARDAAWSAARALWALRGLPDLAGEFADRLGAAVGLAGRMLLTPLGDGSGHIAAYGR
- a CDS encoding alginate lyase family protein → MSARPRLAVLLAAVATFAAVVVPSASAHAAPKAPRTAVLDGTRLQQTRLRLDRGDPQLKRTLEDLTARADNWLPQGPWTVVDKPKPAPGGDVHDYLSQAPYWWPSQPKTADNPWGCPYVQRDGQRNPEVDTGTDRQDVEKVFDSTYDLALAWYDTGKKQYAEKAATVLRTWFLAPATRMNPNLDHGQFIPCKYDGRAIGIIDFSQSYTSVLDAIAILETGAPGWSKSDRTAMRAWNTDFRDWLENSAFGGEEGAAQNNHGTFYDMQLAALAYATGDEDLARRTVLGAQSKRIDPQVAADGSQPQELTRTRSWHYSTFDLVAYTRLAAIGRHVGVNLWRYTGPEGQTLAKAVDYLLPAATGAAPWPHPELEFHRYAASDIVHAAADAGDRAARAAVPKLETPPGGDLWTLRPAAEQLDSIAG